One Candidatus Methylomirabilis lanthanidiphila genomic region harbors:
- a CDS encoding methyltransferase gives MRIIGGLARGRRLLAPRGSKTRPTSDYLREVLFNLLTHQIEGRSFLDLYAGTGAVGIEALSRGAAAAVFVEHSRSALAMLYRNLDMSGFRDRAEVVPMEVLRYLRRAACGSQQFDLIFLDPPYLHADAGTAISIIAATDLLAPTGTAILERSTKVVPIRVPSGLTLVREVRHGDTALQLYRREAM, from the coding sequence ATGAGAATAATCGGTGGCCTCGCCAGAGGGCGACGGCTTCTGGCTCCTCGCGGAAGCAAAACGAGACCGACATCGGACTATCTGCGCGAGGTTCTCTTTAATCTGCTGACGCATCAGATCGAAGGCAGGAGCTTTCTCGACCTGTACGCTGGGACCGGCGCAGTGGGGATAGAGGCCTTGAGTCGTGGGGCGGCCGCGGCCGTTTTCGTTGAGCACAGTCGGTCGGCCCTCGCGATGCTGTACCGAAATCTGGACATGTCCGGGTTCCGTGATCGGGCTGAGGTCGTTCCAATGGAGGTTCTCCGATACCTGCGCCGGGCGGCCTGCGGATCACAACAGTTCGATCTGATCTTTCTGGATCCTCCGTACCTGCATGCCGACGCAGGGACCGCCATCAGCATCATCGCGGCGACGGATCTGCTTGCGCCAACCGGCACGGCGATCCTGGAGCGATCGACAAAGGTCGTCCCGATCCGCGTCCCCTCAGGACTGACGCTTGTTCGCGAGGTCCGGCATGGCGATACAGCTCTTCAACTATATCGACGGGAGGCAATGTGA
- the coaD gene encoding phosphopantetheine adenylyltransferase: MTTLAVYAGTFDPFTFGHIDIARRAHRLFPGLVIAVSTNPEKAPLFSLAERQRIIRNAVRGMRGVSIDSFDGLLVDYMRRRGAHVVIRGLRALSDFEYEFQMALMNRKLNDEIETVFLMPHERYSYLSSRLVKEIALLGGDVSQFVTPMVEQMLKERMSTHPKGERR; this comes from the coding sequence GTGACGACGCTGGCTGTCTACGCCGGGACGTTCGATCCCTTCACCTTCGGCCATATCGATATCGCCAGGCGGGCCCACCGCCTTTTTCCCGGGCTTGTTATCGCGGTGAGCACGAATCCTGAGAAGGCCCCACTGTTCAGCCTTGCAGAGCGACAGCGAATCATTCGGAACGCCGTCCGAGGTATGCGGGGCGTCTCTATCGACTCCTTTGACGGTCTGCTGGTGGACTATATGCGTCGACGCGGTGCGCACGTGGTCATTCGCGGTCTGCGCGCACTGTCCGACTTCGAATACGAATTTCAGATGGCGCTGATGAATCGAAAGCTGAACGACGAGATCGAAACCGTCTTTCTGATGCCTCATGAGCGATATTCCTATCTGAGCTCTCGGCTGGTGAAGGAGATTGCGCTGCTTGGCGGCGACGTATCCCAGTTCGTCACGCCAATGGTCGAACAAATGCTGAAGGAACGGATGAGCACACATCCGAAAGGAGAACGGAGATAA
- a CDS encoding aspartate aminotransferase, with product MAINLSNRARNASPSATLAMAAIAKQMKAQGIDVVDFGLGEPDFETPVHIKDAGITAIREGFTRYTAAGGIDELKQAIITKLKRDNGLSYSPAEVIVSCGSKHSLFNIAEALFESGDEVIVPAPYWVTYTEQIRLVDARPVIVQTREEDGFHLTRAALESAITPKTKAILLNSPCNPTGAMIQPDQLRAIAALAVERDLLVISDEAYESLTYDGHIHTSIASLDEEVRRRTMVVNTVSKAYAMTGWRIGYAAGPAEIIKAMNTIQGQVTSNPTSIAQKAAVAALLGPHDDLRAMVIEFEQRRRYLLGRLNAIPGIRCTNPEGAFYLFPNVSSFYGSVGDGHPVRNSAEMAAYLLQTAHVVSVPGSEFGSDAHLRLSYATSMESIRTGADRIEHALGALRG from the coding sequence ATGGCGATAAATCTGTCAAATCGCGCAAGGAATGCCAGTCCCTCTGCCACGCTGGCCATGGCTGCAATCGCCAAGCAGATGAAGGCGCAGGGCATCGATGTTGTAGACTTCGGACTCGGGGAGCCGGATTTTGAGACGCCGGTTCACATCAAGGATGCGGGCATTACGGCTATACGAGAGGGATTTACACGATATACGGCCGCGGGCGGCATCGACGAGTTGAAGCAGGCGATCATCACTAAGCTCAAACGCGACAATGGCCTCTCGTACAGCCCTGCAGAGGTCATCGTCTCGTGCGGGTCGAAACATTCGTTGTTCAATATCGCGGAGGCGCTGTTTGAATCCGGCGATGAGGTCATCGTTCCGGCCCCTTACTGGGTCACCTATACGGAACAGATCCGCCTCGTGGATGCGCGGCCGGTGATTGTGCAGACGCGCGAAGAGGATGGATTCCATCTGACCAGGGCGGCGCTGGAGTCGGCCATTACGCCGAAGACGAAGGCGATCCTCCTGAATAGTCCCTGCAACCCGACCGGCGCCATGATCCAGCCGGACCAGTTGCGGGCCATCGCGGCGCTGGCGGTGGAGCGGGACCTGCTGGTAATTTCGGACGAGGCATACGAGTCTTTAACCTATGACGGGCATATCCATACGAGCATCGCGTCGCTCGACGAAGAGGTGAGGCGGCGAACTATGGTCGTCAATACCGTTTCCAAGGCGTATGCCATGACCGGTTGGCGAATCGGGTACGCGGCAGGACCGGCGGAGATCATTAAGGCGATGAACACCATCCAGGGACAGGTGACGTCTAATCCGACCTCGATTGCGCAAAAGGCCGCCGTTGCCGCATTACTTGGTCCACATGACGATCTGCGCGCCATGGTGATTGAATTCGAACAGCGTCGGAGATATCTCCTGGGTCGACTGAACGCCATTCCCGGCATCCGATGTACAAACCCTGAAGGGGCATTCTATCTGTTTCCAAACGTCTCCAGTTTTTACGGCTCGGTTGGCGATGGGCATCCGGTTCGAAACTCCGCCGAGATGGCGGCCTACCTGTTGCAGACCGCCCACGTCGTATCGGTCCCGGGGAGCGAATTCGGAAGCGACGCGCATCTTCGCCTTTCGTATGCCACGTCGATGGAAAGCATCAGGACTGGAGCGGACCGGATCGAGCATGCGCTTGGCGCGCTGCGCGGTTAA